TCGGCACCGAGGTCGGCGGCCAGATCACCGCCGCCGAGGAAGAGCCCGCAGACCCGCTCGTGCGCGTCGGCCATGAAATGGGCGACGAAGACCGCCCGCGCCAGCTCGACCATCGGGAGGACGCCGATCGCGGAGCGTGTGCCATCGAGGATGTCGGCCACGATCCGGATCTCGTCCGCGGACTGACACTTCGGAATGATGATCGCGTCGGGGCGCCCTTCGGCTTCGTGGAGCACGAGCAGGTCGCGAAGCCCTTCGACCGAGTGCGGGCTGTTGATGCGGAGGATGCGCACGAAGTCCACTTCCGGCTTCTCCCGGAAGAACTCGAGCGCGGCGTGCTGGGCTCGTCCCTTGTCGGCGACGGCGACGGTGGACTCGAGGTCCACGATGATCGCGTCGCCCGCCCGGGCGGCAGCGAAGCGCTCGGGATGCGAGCCCGGTGTGAGCAGGAAGC
This sequence is a window from Candidatus Eisenbacteria bacterium. Protein-coding genes within it:
- a CDS encoding aldolase/citrate lyase family protein, with the translated sequence MPPVSLRTRLRACRSFLLTPGSHPERFAAARAGDAIIVDLESTVAVADKGRAQHAALEFFREKPEVDFVRILRINSPHSVEGLRDLLVLHEAEGRPDAIIIPKCQSADEIRIVADILDGTRSAIGVLPMVELARAVFVAHFMADAHERVCGLFLGGGDLAADLGAEGSWENLLFARSRLVAAAATTGIAAIDVPYFKPDDAGFKQEASASRRLGMTGKAALHAEQLPEINAIFSPSADTVAHARSVLAACAAAGTGTPVLNGHVVEPAMVREAERVVAIADRLRNH